From Mytilus edulis chromosome 8, xbMytEdul2.2, whole genome shotgun sequence, one genomic window encodes:
- the LOC139484649 gene encoding uncharacterized protein, which yields MSVLISGCEQHEHEEVRFFCQDCKLLVCDDCITGPHKSHKFMKLKEFGTKCRNSLLKAITDAEDSKIPQIKESISKASDVQTILKSSVSEQVELIRTKRLMINDTFDELQNELIENLNSEEKIAENEYKRFIKTQEKRIVDIQTILETCQTNSNDIPDTDIAKYHVTLKKLLEHDPYTDTIPNLQVPIYQFNEEFATKSKLRHIMGHTEAGIYEMLQPIKCQETESVKSEDSGIVAPQNEALKENEEDSISYVNAMKWDKEELKLVVSFASGKDVVWIVPQEMELCAWLIAREVNDIDCRGANITFKTLKNLDQVPITAGVNTKHSLVIGFANKKSLKQLTCSTSAVTRKTSFSLSSSINIGELSLCCICKAGTSGDELIVCLSDKSAGDRGRYVIRRHSSGKSVARELSLYTDKVDITNPVQISENKDGLFCIVCRPEKESWVLVVDKNGNQRFRFPSVLNPGETEDYDIVGAGFLNRSLLTITSRSKREQHLVDIDGQCIQKDKLKNNPICCSVSSQDYVWIGFDGGEIAIFKYTEDHMYSSIEPKTHM from the coding sequence ATGTCGGTTTTAATTTCCGGTTGTGAGCAACACGAACATGAAGAAGTTCGTTTCTTTTGTCAGGACTGTAAATTGTTGGTCTGTGATGACTGCATCACAGGACCGCATAAAAGTCACAAGTTCATGAAACTGAAAGAATTTGGAACCAAATGCAGGAACTCTCTTCTTAAGGCCATTACAGATGCAGAAGATTCCAAAATTCCTCAAATAAAAGAATCAATATCAAAAGCATCAGACGTCCAGACCATACTAAAGTCGTCCGTCAGTGAACAAGTCGAACTCATAAGAACAAAACGACTGATGATTAATGATACATTTGATGAATTACAGAATGAATTAATTGAAAATCTAAATTCAGAAGAAAAGATTGCTGAAAACGAGTATAAACGGTTCATTAAAACACAAGAAAAACGTATAGTCGATATTCAGACAATACTTGAAACCTGCCAAACGAATAGCAATGATATTCCCGACACGGACATTGCTAAGTACCACGTGACTTTGAAGAAACTGCTAGAACACGACCCATATACCGATACCATTCCAAACTTACAAGTACCGATCTACCAGTTTAACGAAGAATTTGCAACCAAAAGTAAACTGCGGCACATTATGGGACATACTGAAGCTGGAATATATGAAATGCTACAACCTATCAAATGTCAAGAGACGGAAAGTGTTAAAAGCGAGGATTCCGGGATTGTGGCACCTCAAAACGAAGCATTAAAAGAAAACGAAGAAGACAGCATCTCTTATGTAAATGCAATGAAGTGGGATAAGGAAGAACTCAAGTTAGTGGTGTCCTTTGCCAGTGGAAAAGACGTGGTTTGGATTGTCCCCCAAGAGATGGAATTATGTGCTTGGTTGATCGCTCGTGAAGTAAATGACATAGATTGCAGAGGAGCCaatataacttttaaaacattgaaaaaccTAGACCAGGTTCCAATCACAGCTGGTGTTAATACTAAACATAGTTTGGTGATCGGCTTCGCGAACAAGAAATCTTTAAAACAGTTGACTTGTTCTACTTCAGCAGTCACAAGGAAAACCTCGTTTTCACTTTCATCTAGTATTAACATAGGAGAGCTTAGTTTATGTTGTATTTGTAAGGCTGGTACGAGCGGAGACGAGCTCATAGTATGTCTTTCCGACAAGTCTGCAGGTGATCGTGGAAGGTATGTAATACGGCGGCACTCCAGTGGCAAGTCAGTTGCTAGAGAACTTTCCCTTTACACAGATAAAGTTGACATCACCAACCCTGTtcaaataagtgaaaataaagaTGGCCTGTTCTGCATTGTATGTCGCCCTGAAAAGGAATCGTGGGTCCTTGTTGTTGATAAAAATGGAAATCAGCGATTTCGCTTTCCGTCGGTTCTAAATCCTGGAGAAACAGAAGACTACGATATTGTAGGTGCCGGATTTCTAAATAGATCTTTGCTCACCATAACCAGTCGATCAAAACGTGAGCAGCATTTAGTTGACATTGACGGGCAGTGTATTCAGAAGGACAAACTTAAAAATAACCCTATCTGTTGCAGTGTAAGCAGTCAGGACTATGTGTGGATTGGATTTGATGGCGGGGAAATTGCTATATTTAAATACACTGAAGATCATATGTATTCATCAATTGAACCAAAAACGCACATGTAA